Genomic segment of Murdochiella vaginalis:
TAATGCTCGACGATGCTCAAACCGGGAATAAGGCTCACGATGAACCAACCGACGGAAGTTCGACCTAGAGCGATGCGTATGCGAACCCATTCGTTGTAAAAGGTAATCAAACATTTCCAGCCGGCTTCACCCGCTTTTTGATACAGCTTCCACTGGGCGATGATAGAGACAATCGCAAAGACCAGGAAAACAAGCGCAAAAATGAGGTAAAATGCGCCGATAAAGGCGAGGAATCCGGCGATGGAATCCGATGATTCTTCTAGGAAAGGATTCGTTGGAGAGGTCGTACCGAACGATCCGTAGAAATCTGTAGGCATAAAAGCTCCTTTCTGATGAGGACGCCGGCGGAAAGCCCGGTTCCGCAGGGGCCCACTGGTTAAACGGGACTGTTGTTAGCCGTTTTGAACCGTATCATTTCGCAGATTCACTATACCCGAAAATCGTCATTCCCGTGTTTATTTACGATAAATTTTTTGTTCTGTTTAGGGGTATCCATAGAGTGAAAGAAATAAAAAAGAAGGAGAAAAGCATGAACGACAACCATTCTCACGTTTTCAACTCTTCGCCGACGAAAAAAGGTGGGGAGGAACGGGAACAGCATAAAAACGAAAAGCAGAGTAAAGAGCATTTTGTTGTGGAGGGTATGACCTGCGCAGCTTGTCAGCACGCGGTGGAACGGGCAGTTTCCGCTATCGATGGTGTGGCGGATGTGAGGGTGAGCCTCATGACCAATGCCATGGAGGTCGCGTTCGACAAGGAATCGGTCAGTACGCAGACCATCGAAGAGGCGGTAGAAAAGGCGGGCTATCACGCGCATAAGAAACAAAGCACTTCGGCAAAGCAAGGAGAGTCGGCAAAGAATGCAGGTTCTGTGGACGGCCAGGCGCACGAAGAGAACCCCTTTGTCCTTCAGGCGAAGGACATGCGCAAGCGATTAATAATCTCCGCCCCCTTTCTTTTGGCGCTGATTACCATTGCCATGGGGCCGATGTTGGGGGTACCACTTCCGACCTTTTTTCTCGGTCTGCAAGGAAGCATGAACTTTGCCCTGGCACAGTTTCTGCTCGTCTTGCCCATTGTGTTTGTGAACCGTACGTATTTTACAAGCGGTTTCAAGAGCCTTCGTCACGGGCAGCCCAATATGGATTCGCTCATTGGCGTCGGCGCAGCGGCCGCGGTTCTGTACGGCGTGTTTGCGCTGTTTCAGATCAGCTACGGACTGGGCTTTGGCGAGGCCGAACGCGCACTACACTTTCGTCACGATCTCTATTTTGAAGGAGCGGGAACGATCTTATTCCTGATTACGCTGGGAAAGTATGGGGAAGTCCGGAGCAAACTCAAAACCACGCATTCCCTGCGCTCGCTGATTGCCTTACAACCGAAAACCGCGCGTATATGGCGAGACGGGGAAGAGGTGGTTGTTCCCATTGAAGAAGTGGAAAAAGGAGATATTCTCTGCGTGCGGCCGGGAGAGCGCATTGCACTCGACGGCGTTCTCGTCGAGGGGCAAAGCAGCGTGGATGAATCGGCGATTACCGGCGAGAGCATTCCGGTAGAAAAGCAGGTAGGGGATCGAGTGACCGGCGCCACCATGAATACCGTTGGCGCCTTCCGCTTCCGTGCGACGGCGGTGGGCGAGGAGACGACGCTGTCCAAAATCATTGCGCTGGTGGAAGAGGCGCAGGCGACAAAAGCGCCGATGCAGGCGTTGGCAGATAAAATTTCTGCTGTATTTGTTCCGACCGTGATCGGCCTTTCCCTTTTGACATTTGTGATCTGGCTTGCTATCGGAAAGCCGTTTACGTTCGCGTTCCGTCTTGCTATTTCAGTATTGGTCATTTCCTGTCCCTGTGCGCTCGGCTTAGCGACGCCCGTTGTGGTCATGGTTGCTACCGGAAAGGCGGCGGAGCACGGTTTATTAATTAAATCCGCGGAAGCTTTGGAACGTCTACATGAATTGCAGATTCTGGCATTGGATAAAACCGGCACCATTACCGAAGGACGTCCGCAAGTGACGGATATTCTTCTTTGTGAAGGGATGGATACCAAGACGCTTCTCCGACTTGCGGCATCCCTGGAAGCACAGTCGGAGCAACCGCTGGCACAGGCGGTCATGGAGGCTGCGGAAGCGTATGGGATATCCCCGGATCCCGTAGATGATTTTACAGCGGTTCCGGGCATGGGCGTCAGCGCTTCGATCACCCAAAAAGGAACGACATCTTCACTCATCGCCGGCAATGTGCGCATGATGCAGAAAGAAGGTATCGCGATTGCTGCGTATTCCGCCATGGCGGAAGGATTGGCAGAGAAAGGGAAAACGCCGATCTTTTTCGCTCTGAACGGAAAGCCGGCGGCGATTTTCGGCGTGGCGGACGTCATCAAGTCCACAAGTCGCATGGCGATA
This window contains:
- a CDS encoding heavy metal translocating P-type ATPase; the encoded protein is MNDNHSHVFNSSPTKKGGEEREQHKNEKQSKEHFVVEGMTCAACQHAVERAVSAIDGVADVRVSLMTNAMEVAFDKESVSTQTIEEAVEKAGYHAHKKQSTSAKQGESAKNAGSVDGQAHEENPFVLQAKDMRKRLIISAPFLLALITIAMGPMLGVPLPTFFLGLQGSMNFALAQFLLVLPIVFVNRTYFTSGFKSLRHGQPNMDSLIGVGAAAAVLYGVFALFQISYGLGFGEAERALHFRHDLYFEGAGTILFLITLGKYGEVRSKLKTTHSLRSLIALQPKTARIWRDGEEVVVPIEEVEKGDILCVRPGERIALDGVLVEGQSSVDESAITGESIPVEKQVGDRVTGATMNTVGAFRFRATAVGEETTLSKIIALVEEAQATKAPMQALADKISAVFVPTVIGLSLLTFVIWLAIGKPFTFAFRLAISVLVISCPCALGLATPVVVMVATGKAAEHGLLIKSAEALERLHELQILALDKTGTITEGRPQVTDILLCEGMDTKTLLRLAASLEAQSEQPLAQAVMEAAEAYGISPDPVDDFTAVPGMGVSASITQKGTTSSLIAGNVRMMQKEGIAIAAYSAMAEGLAEKGKTPIFFALNGKPAAIFGVADVIKSTSRMAIQEITEQGITPVMLTGDNPRTAKAIAEQLGIERFVAGLLPQEKDQVLRSWKETHEGYMGMVGDGINDAPALVRADVGIAIGAGTDVAVESADIVLVRSDLRDVATAIALSARTTAKIRQNLFWAFFYNVLCIPVAAGVLYPFFGITLNPMIASAAMGLSSVFVMTNALTLQRFRIQQDSVLSSTKEKKQAINIRPLTKRIGYNENSDVQEQKEEEDFAPHGKNAPSSEDVPGDIAHSTRKEKTLKKQILIEGMSCAHCQKHVQDALNAIDGVQATVDLEKAVAQVTATKEISDTLLKQAVEDAGYTVRSIEEKAC